Proteins co-encoded in one Holophagales bacterium genomic window:
- a CDS encoding alpha/beta hydrolase, which translates to MPKEPWTHRDEAVGGLRLHWVEAGEGPLVLLLHGFPEHWLAWRHQVPALASAGFRVVAPDLRGYNLSEKPKGVSSYRMELLAGDVANLVRHLGYQRTFLVGHDWGGAIAWCVPALHPGLVEKLAILNAPHPILFRQKLATFAQAKRSSYVFFFQLPYFPERSLLRRRAGFLKGMLRRDPVTFGAFSPDEIEAYREAFLVPGAATAAINYYRAAFRTGTRIPGLRRSLDGVPTLVLWGEKDRYLGPELLDGLEALVPDLRVVRLDASHWLPADAATAVNSELISFFRGR; encoded by the coding sequence ATGCCGAAGGAACCCTGGACCCACCGCGATGAAGCTGTCGGCGGCCTCCGCCTCCACTGGGTCGAAGCGGGCGAAGGCCCTCTCGTCCTTCTCCTCCACGGCTTCCCGGAGCACTGGCTGGCCTGGCGGCACCAGGTTCCCGCGCTCGCCTCGGCCGGGTTCAGGGTCGTCGCCCCCGACCTGCGCGGCTACAACCTCTCCGAGAAGCCGAAGGGCGTCTCGAGCTACCGGATGGAGCTCCTCGCCGGGGACGTCGCGAACCTCGTCCGGCATCTCGGCTACCAGAGGACCTTCCTCGTCGGCCACGACTGGGGCGGGGCCATCGCCTGGTGCGTTCCCGCGCTCCACCCCGGCCTCGTCGAGAAGCTCGCGATCCTCAACGCCCCGCACCCGATCCTCTTCCGACAGAAGCTCGCGACCTTCGCACAGGCGAAGCGCTCGTCCTACGTCTTCTTCTTCCAGCTCCCGTACTTCCCGGAGCGCTCCCTCCTTCGGCGCCGCGCCGGCTTCCTGAAGGGGATGCTCCGCCGCGACCCGGTCACCTTCGGGGCGTTCTCGCCAGATGAGATCGAGGCTTACCGAGAGGCGTTCCTCGTCCCCGGTGCGGCGACGGCGGCGATCAACTACTACCGCGCCGCCTTTCGCACCGGCACGCGGATTCCGGGCCTCCGGCGTTCCCTCGACGGAGTCCCCACGCTCGTCCTCTGGGGCGAGAAGGACCGCTATCTCGGGCCCGAGCTCCTCGACGGCCTCGAAGCCCTCGTCCCCGACCTCCGCGTCGTCCGCCTCGACGCCAGCCACTGGCTCCCGGCTGACGCGGCGACCGCCGTGAACAGCGAGCTGATCTCCTTCTTCCGAGGGAGATAG
- a CDS encoding dual specificity protein phosphatase family protein, with translation MQLYPIDDAETLFISPAIDDWSPVHANRIGCIIDLDGEVDHGVPSLPGHMLYVYFPIFDEDLPDLARLDAVCSLGTRLLESGQKVLSHCGMGFNRSALVAGVILVQRGLSGSEAVARIRSRRPGALFNETFEAYLESLPAGRNPSATDIAPPGNEEPTAPTV, from the coding sequence ATGCAGCTCTATCCGATCGACGACGCCGAGACGCTCTTCATCTCGCCAGCCATCGACGACTGGAGCCCGGTCCACGCCAACCGGATCGGCTGCATCATCGACCTCGACGGCGAAGTGGACCACGGCGTCCCGAGCCTTCCGGGCCACATGCTCTACGTCTACTTCCCCATCTTCGACGAGGATCTTCCCGACCTCGCCCGTCTCGACGCCGTCTGCTCGCTCGGGACGCGTCTCCTCGAAAGCGGACAGAAGGTCCTTTCCCACTGCGGAATGGGCTTCAACCGGTCTGCCCTCGTCGCGGGGGTGATCCTCGTCCAGCGCGGCCTCTCCGGTTCCGAAGCCGTCGCGCGGATCCGGAGCCGGCGGCCGGGGGCGCTCTTCAACGAGACCTTCGAGGCCTACCTGGAGAGCCTCCCCGCGGGACGGAACCCATCGGCGACCGACATCGCCCCGCCGGGAAACGAAGAGCCCACGGCGCCGACCGTCTGA